Genomic segment of Primulina tabacum isolate GXHZ01 chromosome 11, ASM2559414v2, whole genome shotgun sequence:
GGAACCTATGTTCCATATTGCAAGATGTGTTgctgcaatttttttttaatggcaGCGTAGATGCTTGAGGAATAAGAAAAAGGTTGATGCAacgtttttaatttaaaaaaaaacaataagattgtaattttcataattaaatcactatattatttaattaattaaataattaaaagtttgagaaactttaattattataatgagtgGGAGAAGAATATATGACAATAAATACTACGGCCTCCACTATTAACAAAAGCAACGTGAGATTTAAATGGCACCTGGTGACGCATAGGACGTCCTCCTTAAAGAAACTTTTCatttaaatcaaaattcaaaGCTTAGTTTCCGAAAGGATaagatttttaattaaattcatacTTTACCTACCCTAAGGTGGCAATTATGGATTGAAttttaaaatctgaaattgTGGGGTTAtactcataaagatgcaattaaattgtttaaatgCATCTAGGCTAAATTAAATggtaattaataaataaaagtgAAGATATGAGATATcttagtgttttatttattaatagaGATAGTCTCAATTTAATCGTCATTTAATTTGTTCGACCCTGAGGCTACTTGTTAAATGCGAGATTAAATTTCCTCGGAATTggtgaaataaatatattgtatCGTACATCATATTTagtattcctaaatttatttatctatgatatttgttcaattgattaAATGTCACTTTTATATTTCAGCAATCATGATTTTCGGTCCCGTTCTTGCTTTACTTAATGAAAAGTTGACTagcgaaatttttttaaaatggaaGAGTAACATTAACATTTCCCTCGTCTGTGAGAACCTCAAGTTTGTCTTAACGGAGGAGTGTTCTCGTGAGCCCTCTTTGAATGCTTCTCATAGTGTACGAGAAATTTATGATCGATGGATCGCGGCAAACAACAAAGCAAAAGGCTACATGTTAGCTGTAATGAATGACGTGCTTAGGTTAAAGCATGAGCATGTAGATAATGCTTATCAGATAATGGATTCTCTACAAGCAATGTTTGGCCAGCGATCTAGTCAATCTAAGCATGAGGCCATTAAGAATGCTATGAATGCTAAAATGAAAAAAGGGCAATCAGTTGGTGCGCATGTTTTGAACATggttaattacttcactgaagCTGAAACTCATGGTGCGACCATAGATGATGGTACACAAGTGAGTATGATTTTAGAATCATTGTCTCCTAATTTCCTGCAATTCAAGAGTAACTATGTCATGAACAAGCTCAATTATAACATGACACAATTGCTCCACGAGTTGCAAACCTTTGAGGCTATTTCCATTGGAAAAGTTCAAGAAGGTGAGACAAATGTTGTCGAGAATAAGCCATCTTCTTCCAAATCTAGTTTGAAAAGGAATAATAAATGGAAAAGAAAAGGAATTCAGAAAAAGCAAAAGAATTGGAAGAGTTCCAATGACAGAAAAAGGAAACATTGCAAAGCCCAAAGGGAAAATGTTTTCACTGTGGGATTGATGGTCACTGGAAGAGAAACTGTCCTTAGTATCTCGCTGACctaaaagagaaaaagaaatgTAAATATGATTTACTTGTTCTAGAATCTTGTTTAGTAACCACTGATTCTTCTATATGGATAGTTGATTCGGGTGCTACTAATCACGTTTGTTCTTCTTTGCAGATACTTAGTTCTTATGAAAAGCTTGTCGATGGGTCATTCACAATGAGAGTAGGCAATGGTGTAGTTGTTTCGGCAAGAGCAGTGAGAGTTGTTAAACTcagatttaataataaaaatttggtTTTGAACAATGTTTATTTTATACCTATTTTTCGGAGAAATTTGATTtctgtatattttttttaataataatgagATTGTTATTTTAAGAAATGGACGTATGATATTTACTGCATTAATGGAAAATGAGTTATACATTCTAAGACCAAATGAACAATCACTGCTTAATGTCGAAATATTTAAAGTAAAACATCCTAAAACTAAAATCAAAAGGTTTCTCATGAAGATAAAACATATTTATGGCACCTAAGATTAGGGCATATTTCCTTAGAAAGATTAAACAGGCTTGTAAACGATGGTCCTTTAAGAGAGTTAAATGTTGAGACTCTTCTTGTTTGTGAATCTTGTCTAGAAGGAAAAATGACTAAGAGACCTTTATCTGCAAAGGGCAATAGGGCCAAAGAACCACCAGAGCTTATACATAGTGATGTATGTGGTCCTATGACTACACAAGCTAGAGGTGGTTATGagtattttgtcatttttatagATGATTATTCTTGGTATGGATATATTTATCTCATGCATAGAAAATCTGAGACTTTTGGaaagttcaaagaatttcaTGTGGAAGCCGAAAGGCAACTAAGAAAATCATTGAAATGTCTTCGATCCGGTCGAGGCAGAGAGTATCTTGATATTGAGTTCAAAGATTAtttgctagagcatggtatttTATACCAACTCACAGCACCTGATacccctcagcaaaatggtgttgctgaaaggagaaatcgcACTTTGCTTGATATGGTGAGATCTATGATGAGCTACTCTTCATTGCCAATCTCGTTTTGGGGTTATGCAATAGAGACGGCCACTTAAATTTTGAATGCAGTGCCATCTAAGTCAATCCATAAGACACCTCTAGAGTTGTGGAATGGGAGAAAACCTAGTTTATCTTATTTTCACATATGGGGGTGCCCATCACATGTGTTGGAAGGAAAGACTGGGATCCTCAAGAAAAGAAGGTAATTGTATCGACAAATGCCATTTTtcttgaaaatgtttatatgaCCGATTTCAAACCTCGAAGTAAGATTGTACACGAGGAGTTACTAAATGATGAGATCATTCCACGTACAACAAATGTTGTTAAGGAAACCACTAATGATACCACTAAACCAAGTCAAGATATAATCTCACCTCGACGCAGTGGGAGAGTAGTGAAACTACCCCTCCGCTATCGTCAAGACGAAGAGGCAAATGTTGCAGTCACTGATGGGGTGGAAGATGATCCATTGTCATTTCAACATGAAATGGAAGATCCTGACAAAGAaaagtggcttgaagctatgAACCAAGAAATGGAGTCGATGTACTCTAATTCTGTCTGGGTTCTTGTTGATACACCTGAAGAGGTTAGACCTATTGAGTGTAAATGGATCTATAAGAGAAAGAGAGGTGCAAATGGGAAAGTAGAGACTTTTAAAGTAAGAATGGTTGCAAAGGGTTATACCCAAAGAGAGGGAGTCGATTATGAAGAGACTTTCTCTCCTGTAGCCATGCTTAAATCTATCCGCATCTTACTTTCAATTGCTGCTCATTTTGattatgagatatgacagatggatgtcaagacggCCTTTTTGAATGGTCATCTAGATGAGGAAATCTACATGAGGCAACCAGAAGGTTTTATAGCACAAGGTCAAGAGCAAAAAGTTTTCAAATTACTTATGGACTAAAGCAAGCCTCAAGATCTTGGAACCATAGATTTGATGCAACAATTAAATCTTATGGCTTTGATCAAAGTTTTGATGAGCCTTGTGTATACAAGCACATCAAAGATGAAAATGTGGTATTCATAGTGCTTTACATAGATGATAttctgctcattgggaatgatgtagaaaAATTGTCTATAGTGAAGGATTGGCTAGCCAAGCAATTCCAAATGAAATATTTGGGAGAAGAAAATTATGTTCTTGGAATTCGAATTGTTCGAGATCGTAAGAACAAATTGTTGGCATTGTCTCAAGCTTCTTATATTGATAAGATGTTATTGCGTTATAGAATGCAAGATTCGAAGGAAGGTCATCTATCAACCCGACATGGAATCATCCTCTCCAAGGAGCAGTGTCCTAAGACACAACAAGAAGTTGAGgacacactacaagaaaaaagcCTAATGACAACGGTTACCGCTGCCGTAAGCCCTgcaaaaccgttgttaaagacCCTTTTGTTAAAGGGTTTGCTCAAAAACAacggttaaaaaccgttgtcgtagattatttttcatgaattccgtcgctaattttttcagtaaaataaaaaaataattacttttaataatttaataaataaaaaaacttataatctgacta
This window contains:
- the LOC142519887 gene encoding uncharacterized protein LOC142519887 gives rise to the protein MIFGPVLALLNEKLTSEIFLKWKSNINISLVCENLKFVLTEECSREPSLNASHSVREIYDRWIAANNKAKGYMLAVMNDVLRLKHEHVDNAYQIMDSLQAMFGQRSSQSKHEAIKNAMNAKMKKGQSVGAHVLNMVNYFTEAETHGATIDDGTQVSMILESLSPNFLQFKSNYVMNKLNYNMTQLLHELQTFEAISIGKVQEGETNVVENKPSSSKSSLKRNNKWKRKGIQKKQKNWKSSNDRKRKHCKAQRENVFTVGLMVTGRETVLSISLT
- the LOC142519888 gene encoding putative mitochondrial protein AtMg00820: MGVPITCVGRKDWDPQEKKVIVSTNAIFLENVYMTDFKPRSKIVHEELLNDEIIPRTTNVVKETTNDTTKPSQDIISPRRSGRVVKLPLRYRQDEEANVAVTDGVEDDPLSFQHEMEDPDKEKWLEAMNQEMESMYSNSVWVLVDTPEEVRPIECKWIYKRKRGANGKVETFKVRMVAKGYTQREGVDYEETFSPVAMLKSIRILLSIAAHFDYEI